The DNA sequence AGAAATATAGAATTAAAGCACAAAATTTAAGTTATAGCTATATTATTGAAGCTGTGAATTCTGAAAAATAAACATAAAGTATGGTGAAAGATTCTAAAAATTATAAAGAAAAAAGAATTTTTATAATCTTGTTTTGCGTTGTTTTTATTTTAGTTACCTCATGTAAAAGCCATCAGAATAAAAACATTAGCTCAGAAAAAGTAACAACAAGATGGCGTTCAAATTTTGATGCTAATTGGAAATTTATACAAGACGATGTTACTGGAGCTGAACAAGTAGTATTCAATGATACTTCTTGGAGAACACTTAATTTGCCGCACGATTGGAGTATTGAAGGTAAATATAATGAAAACAACCCTATGGGAGACCAAGCTGGCTATTTGCCAGCTGGTTTTGGGTGGTATAGAAAAACGATTGAAGTACCTCAAAGTTGGAAAGGAAAACACGTTGAAATAGCTTTTGACGGTGTTTTTATGAATAGTACGGTTTATGCTAATGGACAAGAATTAGGTACCCGTCCGTATGGTTGGATTTCATTCGCTTACGATATTAGTGATATTGCTCAAAACTCTAACAAAATAACCTTTGCGGTTCGTGTTGATAATGATAAACAACCCGCAGCACGTTGGTATACAGGAAGTGGTATATATGCCCATACATGGATAGATGTAAAAAACAAAACCCACATATCAAGAGATGGTATTTTTGTTAAAACAGCTGGTGATAAGGTTTTTGTAGAAACTGAATTTACAAGTGAAAATAATGAAACAAGAGAGGCGGTTGTAGTTACATCAATTGTAGATGCTATTGGTAATATTGTAGGAGCTTCAAAAGAAAACATCCAATTAAATTCAGACAAAACGTTTAAAAATGAGTTGGAAATCAACCAACCTAACCGTTGGTCAGTAGAAACCCCTTATTTATATACTTTAAAAACAGAATTGTTTTTAGGTAATGAGGTAGTTGATGTTGTTGAAACGACATTTGGTGTTAGAGATATTGAGTGGAAACCAGAAACGGGTATGTGGCTAAACGGTAAAAATGTCAAGTTACAAGGGGTTTGTAATCATCAAGATGCGGGCGCATTGGGAGCAGCAGTTCCAGATAAAATTCTTCGGTTCAGAATTCAGCAATTAAAAGATATGGGGGTAAATGCCTTTCGTACATCTCACAATCCTCAAACACCTATTTTTTATCAAATCTGTGATGAATTAGGTATGTTAGTGATGGATGAGATTTTTGATGGCTGGAAGAAAAAAGCCAAAAATGATTATGGAGCACATCACTTTGATATTTGGTGGAAACGCGATTTAACCGATTGGATAAAACGAGATAGAAATCATCCTTCTGTAGTTATTTATAGTGTTGGTAACGAAACTGGAGGAGCCGTTGCTAAAGATTTAGTTGAAGCTTGTAATGTATTAGATCCAACACGTCCAGTAACCTCGGGACATTCAGGGTCACAATATATGAATGTACTTGGGGTAAATGGAGGCAGCGAAAAGAAGGGCTATATGGAGGATTTGGATAATAATAGAGGTGGAAAGGTTTTTATTGGTACGGAAAACACACATACTTGGCAGGTTAGAGGTTACTATAGAACACATACTTGGTATCGAGATGGTTTTCCTAATAAAAATAACACTTATGAAATCCCTAATTTAACTAAAAAAGAGGTGTTTACCCATGATTGGATTGAAGCTTCAGAAAGAAAACACAGAAAACAAATCTTTAACTCTAGTTATGATAATGCAACCGTACGTGTGTCATCTCGATTAAATATAGAACAACTGCGTGATATCCCATCCTATGCAGGCTCGTTTCGTTGGACAGGACATGATTAT is a window from the Pseudalgibacter alginicilyticus genome containing:
- a CDS encoding glycoside hydrolase family 2 TIM barrel-domain containing protein, with amino-acid sequence MVKDSKNYKEKRIFIILFCVVFILVTSCKSHQNKNISSEKVTTRWRSNFDANWKFIQDDVTGAEQVVFNDTSWRTLNLPHDWSIEGKYNENNPMGDQAGYLPAGFGWYRKTIEVPQSWKGKHVEIAFDGVFMNSTVYANGQELGTRPYGWISFAYDISDIAQNSNKITFAVRVDNDKQPAARWYTGSGIYAHTWIDVKNKTHISRDGIFVKTAGDKVFVETEFTSENNETREAVVVTSIVDAIGNIVGASKENIQLNSDKTFKNELEINQPNRWSVETPYLYTLKTELFLGNEVVDVVETTFGVRDIEWKPETGMWLNGKNVKLQGVCNHQDAGALGAAVPDKILRFRIQQLKDMGVNAFRTSHNPQTPIFYQICDELGMLVMDEIFDGWKKKAKNDYGAHHFDIWWKRDLTDWIKRDRNHPSVVIYSVGNETGGAVAKDLVEACNVLDPTRPVTSGHSGSQYMNVLGVNGGSEKKGYMEDLDNNRGGKVFIGTENTHTWQVRGYYRTHTWYRDGFPNKNNTYEIPNLTKKEVFTHDWIEASERKHRKQIFNSSYDNATVRVSSRLNIEQLRDIPSYAGSFRWTGHDYIGEAGYVHGGWPFKAFMGGAIDLANFEKDLFYLYQSQWTTKPMIHMLPHWTHPKVELGTKIPVWVYSNTDEVELFFNDTSLGKQKPGTKWDIMQCQWMVKWQPGTLKAVGYKEGVVVSEEIVKTANEPAKIKLSIDGEAIGNIANDMVQVRVSATDSVGTFYPYGENRTYFNVVGNGRIKALDNGSPVDVEQHVGPNHRKAFYGLTRAYIESTKETGDINLIASCILGEKKQITSNIVRIDTQIINLRGEKIQPKIEIYYTTNGEEPTINSNKYIKGFKIAPETVVKALLIVNGKPTQILEEHFGKNEGFTWNENASTNDDIGEQAEAAILSGAEILSKGSNFKGTGFVSLNKVESAISWYQENDGNAGYFDLNIRYSTKNPNLKENSLKISVNDKVVIDRFVLSNSDNLGYTWDEIKHSIYLDRGANTIKIESLDNEIIYIDEIRIK